TCGATCCCAAGGCCGGCGCGGCGGGCAGCCTGATGAACCTGCTGGCGGACTCGCGCCTGAATCACCGTCCGCAGGTCATCGGCGGGGTGGAGGCCGACGCCTGCGGCGAGCTGCTGCGGGCGTTCTTCCGGGACCTGCGCAGGCGGAAGCGGCCGTAGCGTGCCCGCCCCGATCCGGTTGAGTTCTGTTTGGAAGAACCGGCCGCTTGGCCACGCCAGCGGGGCCACCGGTCCGAGAAGAAGGCCGCAGAAATGACTTTTTTCATGGTGTGAGCCGCTCGCGCCATGGAGTAAGCCGCTCGCACCATGAAAAAAGTCGCTCGCGCCATGGAGCAAGACGCTCACACCATGAAGAAAGTCGCTCACACCATGGAGCGAGACGCTCGCACCATGAAAAAAGTCGCTCGCGCCATGAAGTAAGACGCTCGCGCCATGAGAAAACCGGCTCGCGCCGGGACGTGCCGGGGCGCGGGCTCCCCATGGGAGGGGCTCACGCCCGCGTGCCGGTCTGGATCTCGTCGAGCAGGCCCTCGCAGGCGGCCAGCAGCATGTCATAGACCCGGTCGAAGCCGTCGTCGCCGCCGTAGTAGGGATCGGGCACGTCGGGGGCCGTGCCGTCGCGATGGGTGGGGTCGTACGAACGCATGAGCCGCACGCGTTCGGCCGGTGCGCCCAGGGCCAGAAGGTTCTCCATGTTGCTGGCGTCCATGGCGACGATGTGGGTGAACGACTGGAAGTCCTGCGGCGCGCGCACCTGCCTGGCGATGCTGGGCAGGTGGACGCCGCGCGTGCGGGCCACGGCCAGGGCCCGGGCGTCGGGGCCCTCGCCCTCGTGCCAGCCGCCCGTGCCGCACGAATCGACCACCAGCCCGTCGATGCCGCGCTGCCGGGCGAGGTGCAAGAAGATGCCCTCGGCCAGCGGGCTGCGGCAGATATTGCCCAGGCACACGAAGAGGATCGATGGTGGCGCGTCGGTCATGCGGCGAGGCTAGCCCTCGTGCTGATCGTCGGCGAGGCGC
This portion of the Phycisphaerales bacterium genome encodes:
- a CDS encoding low molecular weight protein-tyrosine-phosphatase, whose protein sequence is MTDAPPSILFVCLGNICRSPLAEGIFLHLARQRGIDGLVVDSCGTGGWHEGEGPDARALAVARTRGVHLPSIARQVRAPQDFQSFTHIVAMDASNMENLLALGAPAERVRLMRSYDPTHRDGTAPDVPDPYYGGDDGFDRVYDMLLAACEGLLDEIQTGTRA